The Paramisgurnus dabryanus chromosome 3, PD_genome_1.1, whole genome shotgun sequence genome includes a window with the following:
- the LOC135761076 gene encoding E3 SUMO-protein ligase ZBED1-like — translation MNEGADETALVGPVDGKFSYKKRTDGSVDKSMVICKICHKEFAYHRSTSSLKYHLSAKHIAASVDVSPTPSSSRTHTQPTLHQMTGLRTRVTKSTSEKITNGLAHWIALDCRPLGVVEDKGLQKVLQIASSDTTYELPCRKTVTKRVQHLYDTEKADKENLLEKAECVALTGDHWTSVSNSNYLGVTAHFIDVTWRLHSFALTIQKTTARHFAENVAEDFESVAEAWEITQKVTTIGTDSARTMMAAMRRLTFQHMPCVAHVLQRTITVCLADSGFTATLAKCRKIVGHFKHSPSNTEELHKEQTQLEQDEEPLIQDVSTRWNSTLFMISRLLRNQEAVKLTLAKQKHKLTMLTTAEWDRLQRLETLLKPCRYVTELLGGETYVSCSVVLPALRHLTHIMEVSDDDPAYVVRFKGDFKKDLSQRQDTLNLGWLRVATALDPRFKDLKCLPRGEREGVWTSIEALLRIEPNRATPEPTEEPARKRSLLLFNSDSESEDEERHNVALARYRAEPTISETDCPLQWWSTHEGAHPQLSALARKYLGSPATSVPCERLFSQAGNIVQKKRAALSSENVNRLVCLSNWLKEKEK, via the exons ATGAATGAAGGAGCTGATGAGACcgctttggttggccccgtggatgggaaATTTAGTTATAAAAAACGAACGGATGGAAGtgtcgataagagcatggttaTATGCAAGATATGCCACAAGGAATTCGcatatcaccgcagcacatcgagccttAAGTATCACCTAAGTGCCaaacatatagcagctagcgtggacgtAAGCCCGACTCCGAGTAGTTCGAGGACCCACACCCAACCCACACTCCACCAGATGACTGGTTTAAGGACCAGGGTAACTAAGTCCACGTCTGAAAAAATAACAAACGGCCTGGCTCACTGGATTGCACTCGACTGTAGACCACTTGGAGTGGTTGAAGATAAAGGCTTGCAAAAAGTACTACAGATTGCGTCGTCTGACACAACATACGAGCTGCCATGCAGAAAGACAGTGACAAAAAGAGTCCAGCACCTTTATGACACTGAAAAGGCAGATAAAGAGAATTTATTGGAGAAAGCCGAGTGTGTTGCCCTGACTGGGGATCATTGGACCTCGGTAAGCAATTCAAATTACCTCGGTGTGACGGCACACTTTATTGACGTCACGTGGCGTCTTCACTCATTTGCCTTAACTATTCAGAAAACCACCGCTAGGCACTTTGCTGAAAACGTGGCAGAAGATTTTGAGTCTGTGGCAGAGGCATGGGAAATCACACAAAAAGTCACCACAATCGGAACAGACAGTGCCCGAACGATGATGGCTGCAATGAGACGGCTCACATTCCAACACATGCCGTGTGTTGCTCACGTGTTGCAGAGGACCATCACAGTTTGCCTTGCTGACAGCGGGTTCACAGCCACATTGGCAAAATGTCGTAAAATAGTGGGGCATTTTAAACACAGCCCCTCAAACACAGAGGAACTGCACAAGGAGCAAACACAACTAGAACAAGACGAAGAGCCACTGATACAGGATGTTTCCACAAGGTGGAATTCAACACTGTTTATGATCTCTCGTCTGCTGCGGAATCAAGAGGCTGTGAAGCTTACTCTAGCCAAACAGAAGCACAAGCTCACCATGTTAACAACAGCAGAGTGGGACAGACTGCAGAGGCTCGAGACCCTCCTTAAACCATGCAG ATATGTGACTGAGCTCCTTGGGGGGGAGACTTATGTCTCGTGCTCTGTTGTGTTACCTGCTCTCCGCCACCTGACCCACATCATGGAGGTCTCAGATGATGACCCAGCCTATGTGGTGAGGTTCAAGGGTGACTTTAAAAAGGACCTGTCTCAACGCCAAGATACCCTCAATCTTGGATGGCTCAGGGTGGCTACAGCACTCGACCCCCGCTTTAAG GACCTAAAGTGTCTACCAAGAGGAGAGCGAGAAGGGGTGTGGACCAGCATTGAGGCACTGCTGCGAATAGAACCAAACAGAGCCACTCCAGAACCCACAGAGGAGCCAGCAAGGAAGAGGAGCCTCCTACTGTTTAATTCAGACTCTGAATCAGAGGATGAAGAGAGGCACAACGTGGCTCTGGCTCGCTACAGGGCAGAGCCCACCATCAGTGAGACAGACTGCCCTCTGCAGTGGTGGTCCACTCATGAGGGAGCACATCCACAGCTTTCTGCCCTGGCTCGCAAGTATCTGGGCAGCCCTGCCACTTCTGTCCCTTGCGAGAGACTTTTCTCACAGGCAGGCAACATTGTTCAAAAAAAAAGGGCAGCCTTGAGCTCTGAAAATGTGAACAGGCTAGTGTGTCTCAGcaactggctaaaagagaaggAGAAGTAG